The following are from one region of the Aquirufa lenticrescens genome:
- the ricT gene encoding regulatory iron-sulfur-containing complex subunit RicT — protein MACKSCSSGSCGSPSASGEVKGCQSNGGCGSGGCNKMNVFDWLSDLDVPSFQRYHIVEVKFKGGRKEYFRNVDQLELHTGDSVMVDSSSGTQLGIVSLQGELVRLQLLKKNIKDDDKVKNIFRLATEKDIEKHEQSMARDLPTMYRGRQIISDLKLNMKLSDVEFQTDGSKAIFYYSSEDRVDFRELIKLLATEFKIRVEMKQISLRQEAGRLGGIGVCGRELCCSTWLSDFKNVTTSAARYQNLSLNPVKLSGQCGRLKCCLNYELETYMDALKSIPTIEGRLKTKRGEAILQKTDIFKRMMWFGIVGEEAIWIPVSCDRVAEIVDLNKKGIIPESFEDLNPDAPAVEKPTLSELNSDLERMDKKYGGMKSGNRNNRKPGGNREGGNRGPRPEGQNRGPRPERGPRPEGENRGPRPPRPEGENRGPRPEGQDRGPRPERGPRPPRPEGENRGPRPEGQNRGPRPEGQNRPEGSTPAADGGTATPKPFKKKKKFKPRPPRDGAAPTPEA, from the coding sequence ATGGCGTGTAAATCATGTTCCAGTGGGTCCTGCGGATCTCCCAGCGCAAGCGGAGAGGTAAAAGGCTGTCAAAGTAATGGCGGTTGCGGCTCAGGTGGTTGCAATAAAATGAACGTTTTTGACTGGTTATCAGACTTAGACGTCCCTTCTTTTCAACGCTACCACATCGTGGAAGTGAAGTTCAAAGGAGGCAGAAAAGAGTATTTCCGCAACGTAGATCAATTAGAACTACATACGGGAGACTCGGTGATGGTCGACTCTAGCAGTGGAACTCAGCTAGGTATTGTTTCCTTACAAGGGGAACTCGTTCGTCTTCAATTGCTGAAGAAGAATATCAAAGACGACGATAAGGTCAAAAACATTTTCCGTTTAGCGACAGAAAAAGACATCGAAAAGCACGAGCAATCGATGGCGCGTGACCTACCTACGATGTACCGTGGACGCCAAATTATAAGCGACTTAAAGCTGAATATGAAGCTTTCGGATGTCGAATTTCAAACGGATGGTTCTAAAGCGATCTTCTATTATTCATCAGAAGACCGCGTCGATTTCCGCGAACTAATCAAGTTACTGGCAACTGAATTCAAGATTCGTGTCGAAATGAAACAGATTTCCCTTCGTCAAGAGGCGGGAAGATTAGGTGGAATCGGGGTTTGTGGACGTGAATTATGTTGCTCAACCTGGTTATCGGATTTCAAAAACGTAACTACCTCAGCAGCTCGTTACCAAAACCTTTCATTGAATCCAGTCAAATTAAGTGGCCAATGTGGTCGTTTAAAATGCTGTTTAAACTACGAGTTAGAGACTTATATGGATGCACTAAAGAGCATTCCTACCATTGAGGGTCGTTTAAAAACCAAACGCGGTGAGGCCATCTTGCAGAAGACGGATATTTTCAAGCGAATGATGTGGTTTGGTATTGTGGGCGAAGAGGCTATCTGGATTCCAGTGAGCTGCGATCGCGTCGCAGAAATTGTTGATTTAAATAAGAAAGGGATTATTCCGGAGTCGTTTGAAGATCTAAATCCAGATGCTCCAGCCGTTGAAAAACCTACCTTATCTGAGCTAAATTCTGATTTAGAGCGGATGGATAAGAAATACGGTGGAATGAAATCGGGTAATCGGAATAACCGCAAACCTGGGGGAAACCGAGAGGGTGGAAATCGCGGACCTCGTCCAGAAGGTCAGAATAGAGGACCTCGTCCTGAACGTGGGCCGAGACCAGAAGGTGAGAATCGTGGACCACGCCCACCGAGACCAGAAGGCGAGAATCGTGGACCACGTCCGGAAGGACAAGATCGTGGGCCTCGTCCGGAACGTGGACCAAGACCTCCAAGACCAGAAGGCGAAAACCGCGGACCGCGTCCTGAAGGACAGAACAGAGGACCGCGTCCTGAAGGACAAAATCGTCCAGAAGGATCGACTCCAGCGGCCGATGGTGGAACAGCCACACCGAAACCGTTCAAGAAGAAAAAGAAATTCAAACCAAGACCTCCGAGAGATGGTGCAGCGCCTACCCCTGAAGCTTAG
- a CDS encoding gliding motility lipoprotein GldH has protein sequence MVQRLPLKLSLGFIFLFELIFFACSDSNVVIDDTSSFPESGWIQKQPVRFNVEVADSVGSYVAYVVVRQNNAYPFYNLYFSPSILDAKGTTIQKGLAEAILYDPKTGKPKGAGFGDIYEKKFLVYPNLKFPKPGKYQIQVAQSMRVDTLAGMVSFGLIVEKNERK, from the coding sequence ATGGTGCAGCGCCTACCCCTGAAGCTTAGCCTTGGATTCATTTTCCTGTTTGAGCTGATATTCTTTGCCTGCAGTGATTCGAATGTGGTTATTGACGACACTTCGAGCTTTCCTGAGTCAGGCTGGATACAAAAACAACCTGTGCGTTTTAATGTAGAAGTGGCGGATTCTGTGGGCAGTTATGTGGCTTATGTGGTGGTGCGCCAAAACAATGCCTATCCGTTCTATAACTTATATTTCAGCCCGAGTATTCTAGATGCCAAAGGGACAACCATACAAAAAGGTTTAGCTGAAGCAATCTTATACGACCCTAAAACGGGGAAGCCGAAAGGCGCCGGTTTTGGCGATATTTATGAGAAAAAATTCCTCGTTTATCCGAATTTGAAGTTTCCCAAACCAGGTAAATACCAAATTCAGGTAGCGCAATCGATGCGAGTAGATACGCTGGCGGGGATGGTTTCGTTTGGACTAATTGTGGAAAAAAACGAGAGAAAATAA
- a CDS encoding Lrp/AsnC family transcriptional regulator — protein sequence MAKIDDIDKKILAFLHEDAFLSNKEMAARLGMSATPIHERIKRMEKEGVITGYRAMINPAKLGKTLTVFCDISLKEHAADYLKQFEQDVMQLVEVQECYCVSGHSDFLLKIVVADMDEYREFILHKLASIKNIGNAQSHFVMNEVENEQFMPWISNSLTN from the coding sequence ATGGCAAAAATTGACGACATCGATAAAAAGATCCTCGCATTTCTGCACGAAGACGCCTTTCTTTCGAACAAAGAAATGGCCGCTCGTCTAGGAATGAGTGCGACGCCTATCCACGAACGCATCAAGCGGATGGAAAAAGAGGGCGTGATCACGGGTTATCGAGCGATGATCAATCCTGCCAAACTAGGAAAAACTTTAACCGTTTTCTGTGACATCTCCCTGAAAGAGCACGCGGCAGACTATTTGAAGCAATTTGAACAAGATGTGATGCAGTTAGTCGAAGTGCAAGAATGTTATTGCGTTTCAGGACACAGTGATTTTTTGTTGAAAATCGTGGTCGCAGATATGGATGAATACCGCGAATTTATTTTGCACAAACTCGCTAGTATTAAAAACATCGGCAACGCTCAAAGTCATTTCGTGATGAATGAAGTAGAGAATGAGCAGTTTATGCCTTGGATTTCGAATTCTTTAACCAATTAA
- a CDS encoding efflux RND transporter periplasmic adaptor subunit, whose amino-acid sequence MNKITKTLLSVLTIALILGLAFYPKIKKTFFSAETKEKGKEKSGPGGKGGKTAVVVTVVKSTRLDDMINSTGSILPNEEVDIRSEIAGRIIALNIKEGDVVAKGTVLLRINDDDLQARLRKLGYNKKLAEDNEARQKVLLQKEAISQREYDIAVNSVNTISADIEDLKAQILKTTIRAPFAGRIGFRYVSLGSYISPSTQIATLTNTNPAKIEFAIPAKYATQVKNGGTIEFMTENEEKTYIGRVYAIDPKIDPQTRTLQIRAQAPNPGNELVPGAFAKVNLILKTKGSAILIPTEAVIPEAKGSKVYVVKNGHSVSTKVTLGTRGDKTVEILDGLAIGDTLITNGIIQVKPDGEVEIKEVVK is encoded by the coding sequence ATGAATAAAATTACAAAGACGCTTCTGTCGGTTTTGACCATTGCCTTGATCTTGGGTTTGGCCTTTTATCCGAAAATCAAAAAGACTTTTTTCTCAGCTGAAACGAAAGAGAAAGGAAAAGAAAAAAGTGGCCCGGGAGGTAAAGGAGGCAAGACAGCCGTGGTCGTTACGGTGGTTAAATCGACTCGTTTGGATGATATGATCAATTCAACTGGTTCTATTTTGCCAAATGAAGAGGTAGACATTCGCTCCGAAATCGCTGGACGTATTATTGCATTGAACATCAAAGAAGGCGATGTGGTAGCCAAAGGAACGGTTTTACTTCGCATCAATGACGATGATTTACAAGCACGTCTTCGCAAACTAGGATACAATAAGAAATTAGCGGAAGACAATGAGGCTCGCCAAAAGGTCCTTCTTCAAAAAGAAGCCATTTCGCAACGCGAGTATGATATTGCGGTCAACTCGGTGAATACCATTTCAGCCGATATTGAAGACCTAAAAGCGCAAATCTTGAAAACAACTATTCGCGCACCTTTTGCTGGCAGAATTGGTTTCCGTTATGTGAGTTTAGGAAGTTATATTTCCCCAAGTACGCAAATTGCTACTTTGACGAACACGAATCCGGCGAAAATCGAATTTGCAATTCCGGCGAAATACGCCACCCAAGTGAAAAACGGTGGCACTATCGAATTCATGACCGAGAACGAGGAAAAAACCTATATCGGCCGAGTGTATGCGATTGATCCGAAGATTGATCCTCAAACTAGAACCTTACAAATCCGAGCTCAAGCACCTAATCCAGGTAATGAATTGGTTCCAGGGGCTTTCGCAAAAGTGAATTTGATCCTGAAGACAAAAGGTTCAGCGATCTTAATTCCAACAGAGGCTGTTATTCCAGAAGCAAAAGGTAGTAAAGTTTATGTAGTGAAAAATGGTCATTCTGTCTCCACCAAGGTTACATTAGGAACACGCGGTGACAAGACAGTTGAGATCTTAGACGGATTAGCAATTGGAGACACCCTCATTACCAACGGTATCATCCAAGTGAAACCTGATGGCGAAGTAGAAATTAAAGAAGTCGTAAAATAA
- a CDS encoding efflux RND transporter permease subunit, with protein sequence MASFSEISIKRPVLSIVMSITIIVFGIIGYTYLGVREYPSVDPPVVNVQTSYTGANADIIESQITEPLEESINGIAGIRTLSSSSRDGRSSITVEFDLSVNIEDAANDVRDRVSRAMGQLPKDVDPPIVAKADADANPIYNINVFSATRNLLSLNELATRNIKEKFQTIPGVSSVQLWGEQKYAMRLHIDPERLASFRLTAPDIVNALAKQNIELPSGSIEGANTELTVRTQGRMTTEDDFNNLIIKEEGDRSVKFSDVGRAELSPENNKTFFKRDLKPMISIAVIPQPGSNQIQIVDAIHKKVEQIRLTLPADVEMKEGFDNTRYVRKSIEEVEETIFTAILLVTIIIFLFLRDWRSTIIPLTAIPVSLIGVFFFMYLAGFSINVLTLLGIVLSIGLVVDDAIVVLENIYTKIEEGLSPWEAAVEGSKEIYFAVISTTVTLAAVFLPVIFLQGITGRLFREFGIVVAGSVIISAFVSLTLTPMLSSRLLKGSHTKPWFYTVTEPFFVALTKGYEDSLAAFIKIRWMAWVIMFSLFGIIYALFKFEAIPSELAPLEDRGGLRVNAVAPEGATFEYMLNYTDEMAKFLMTDIPAHERYAVYSITSPPFGNGGSNTGSMRVILSDPEGRRTQQQIADELQPKIKKFTGARATLIQEPTLSTGQRGGGGLPVAFVIQASTFESLKKNIPLFMAKVRESSKFEMADVNLKFTKPELRLEINRDKAQNLGVSIQDVATTLQLGLSGRRFGYFVMDGKQYQIIGQIDRPMRNDVSDLKSLYVKNNRGDLIQLDNLVKITEQSTPPQLFRYNRYVAATVTAQMAKGVTLGEALNEMDKLAKETFDVSFSTAYDGQSKEFKESSSSLLFAFALAILLIYLILSAQFESFIDPFIILFTVPLAVAGALLTLWDFSQTLNIFSQIGIIVLIGLVTKNGILIVEFANQRKESGSEKIKAVQEAAVARFRPIIMTSLCTILGILPIALALGSGSQSRVSMGIAVVGGMLFSTTLTLYIIPAIYSYLSSNRKPVHAE encoded by the coding sequence ATGGCATCTTTTTCAGAGATTAGTATAAAAAGACCGGTACTTTCGATTGTGATGTCTATCACGATCATCGTATTTGGTATCATCGGATATACCTACTTAGGGGTTCGTGAATATCCATCGGTGGATCCGCCTGTTGTAAACGTACAAACGTCTTACACTGGAGCAAATGCTGATATTATTGAATCCCAAATCACCGAGCCTTTAGAGGAATCGATTAACGGTATCGCCGGTATTCGTACCCTTTCTAGTTCTAGCCGCGATGGCCGTTCAAGTATCACGGTCGAATTTGATCTTTCGGTCAATATCGAGGATGCGGCGAACGACGTGCGTGACCGCGTATCTCGTGCGATGGGACAATTACCTAAAGACGTGGATCCTCCCATCGTAGCAAAAGCCGATGCAGATGCGAACCCGATTTACAATATTAACGTGTTCTCGGCTACTCGAAATTTATTATCCTTAAACGAATTAGCCACCCGAAATATTAAGGAGAAATTCCAAACGATTCCGGGCGTTAGTTCCGTGCAATTGTGGGGAGAGCAGAAATACGCGATGCGTTTGCACATCGATCCGGAACGCTTAGCTTCTTTCCGTTTGACGGCACCGGATATCGTTAATGCGTTAGCGAAACAAAATATCGAGTTGCCTTCCGGAAGTATCGAAGGAGCGAACACGGAATTAACCGTGAGAACGCAAGGTCGTATGACCACAGAGGATGATTTCAATAATTTGATCATCAAAGAAGAAGGTGATCGCTCGGTAAAATTCTCTGATGTAGGTAGAGCAGAACTATCACCAGAGAATAACAAAACCTTCTTTAAGCGGGATTTGAAGCCGATGATTTCCATCGCTGTGATTCCTCAACCCGGTTCGAACCAAATCCAAATCGTAGATGCCATCCACAAGAAAGTGGAGCAAATTCGCTTGACTTTGCCGGCGGATGTGGAGATGAAAGAAGGTTTTGACAATACACGTTACGTGCGTAAATCGATCGAAGAGGTGGAGGAAACCATCTTCACCGCGATTTTATTGGTAACGATTATCATCTTCTTGTTCTTGCGTGATTGGAGATCGACGATCATTCCATTGACGGCCATTCCGGTCAGTTTGATTGGGGTGTTCTTCTTTATGTATTTAGCGGGATTCTCTATCAACGTATTGACGCTATTAGGTATCGTGCTTTCCATCGGACTTGTGGTGGATGATGCGATTGTGGTTTTAGAGAATATTTACACCAAAATCGAAGAGGGACTCAGCCCCTGGGAAGCGGCCGTAGAAGGATCGAAAGAGATCTATTTTGCCGTTATTTCGACGACCGTTACACTCGCAGCCGTATTCTTACCAGTGATTTTCTTGCAAGGTATTACGGGACGTTTATTCCGGGAGTTCGGGATTGTGGTAGCGGGATCCGTGATTATTTCTGCCTTCGTTTCGTTGACTTTAACCCCTATGTTGAGCTCCCGTTTATTGAAGGGAAGTCACACAAAACCTTGGTTCTATACGGTGACAGAGCCTTTCTTTGTGGCTTTGACGAAAGGATACGAAGATTCCTTGGCTGCCTTTATTAAAATTCGCTGGATGGCTTGGGTGATTATGTTCTCCTTGTTTGGCATTATTTATGCCCTATTTAAATTCGAAGCGATTCCATCAGAATTAGCTCCTTTAGAAGACAGAGGCGGCTTGCGTGTGAACGCAGTGGCTCCAGAAGGCGCGACTTTTGAGTATATGTTGAATTATACGGATGAGATGGCGAAGTTCTTGATGACGGACATTCCGGCGCACGAACGCTATGCCGTTTACTCGATTACCTCCCCTCCTTTTGGGAATGGTGGTTCGAATACTGGAAGTATGCGCGTGATTTTATCCGATCCGGAAGGGCGTAGAACACAGCAGCAAATTGCGGATGAGCTTCAACCGAAGATCAAGAAATTCACTGGTGCACGTGCTACCTTGATCCAAGAGCCCACTCTTTCTACTGGACAACGAGGGGGTGGTGGTTTGCCGGTAGCATTCGTCATTCAAGCCTCGACTTTTGAGAGTTTGAAGAAGAACATTCCGTTATTTATGGCCAAAGTGAGGGAGAGTTCGAAGTTCGAAATGGCAGACGTGAACTTGAAGTTTACCAAGCCAGAATTGCGCCTTGAGATCAACCGTGATAAAGCCCAAAACCTTGGTGTTTCCATCCAAGATGTAGCGACGACTTTGCAATTAGGCCTTTCGGGTAGACGTTTTGGTTACTTCGTGATGGACGGAAAACAATACCAAATCATCGGTCAAATCGACCGTCCGATGCGGAATGATGTGTCCGACTTGAAGTCTCTGTATGTGAAAAATAACCGTGGGGATTTGATCCAATTGGATAACCTGGTGAAGATCACGGAACAAAGTACACCTCCACAACTCTTCCGTTACAACCGCTATGTCGCTGCAACCGTAACGGCGCAGATGGCGAAAGGGGTGACTTTAGGAGAAGCCTTGAACGAGATGGATAAGCTAGCGAAAGAGACCTTCGACGTTTCCTTCTCTACCGCTTATGATGGCCAAAGTAAGGAATTCAAAGAGTCTAGCTCTTCCCTACTCTTCGCCTTCGCCCTAGCGATTTTATTGATCTACTTGATTCTTTCGGCCCAGTTTGAAAGTTTCATCGATCCATTCATCATCTTGTTTACCGTTCCTTTGGCGGTGGCAGGAGCCTTATTAACGCTTTGGGACTTCAGCCAAACCCTGAACATCTTCTCGCAAATCGGTATCATCGTCCTCATCGGTCTCGTGACCAAGAATGGTATCTTGATCGTAGAATTTGCAAACCAACGCAAAGAATCGGGATCAGAGAAAATTAAGGCGGTACAAGAGGCGGCAGTTGCTCGTTTTCGCCCTATCATTATGACTTCGCTTTGTACGATTTTAGGTATTTTACCGATCGCCTTGGCTTTAGGTTCAGGATCTCAAAGTAGAGTTTCAATGGGTATCGCCGTTGTAGGTGGTATGTTATTCTCTACTACGCTGACCTTGTATATCATTCCAGCGATTTACAGTTATTTATCGAGTAACCGCAAACCAGTTCATGCCGAATAA
- the ribD gene encoding bifunctional diaminohydroxyphosphoribosylaminopyrimidine deaminase/5-amino-6-(5-phosphoribosylamino)uracil reductase RibD, whose amino-acid sequence MPNKEIWMQRAFDLALLGSGRVAPNPLVGCVIVIDDRILGEGYHQQYGGPHAEVNAIRSCSESVEGATAYVTLEPCSHFGKTPPCADLLIQSGIATVYIANLDPNPLVAGKGVEKLEAAGITCHIGLLAEKGEWINRHFFTFHRLKRPYLTFKYAVSADGFIAEPSGVPVQLSNELSAIRVHQMRAEHPGILVGVQTIINDDPSLTTRLVAGTNPVRIVIDPFHRIPSSAKVLTDGGETIILRSSAEVAALPLQSILVEGGAKTMEMLFADGLVDELWKIRSAKTLDEGIPEPKLPVKWRAIDYLGDDTWFKGILKPALASTYSNLK is encoded by the coding sequence ATGCCGAATAAAGAAATTTGGATGCAACGCGCCTTTGACCTAGCCTTATTAGGCTCAGGGCGCGTTGCTCCTAATCCTTTAGTAGGTTGTGTGATTGTCATAGACGACCGCATCCTAGGCGAAGGTTATCACCAACAATATGGTGGGCCTCATGCAGAAGTAAATGCGATACGTTCTTGCTCGGAATCGGTAGAAGGCGCGACGGCCTATGTGACTTTAGAGCCTTGCTCCCATTTTGGAAAAACACCTCCTTGTGCAGATTTACTCATTCAGTCCGGCATCGCCACGGTCTACATCGCAAACCTAGATCCTAATCCGCTCGTAGCAGGAAAAGGTGTCGAGAAACTGGAAGCCGCAGGCATTACTTGCCACATCGGATTACTAGCAGAAAAAGGAGAATGGATAAACCGCCACTTCTTTACCTTTCACCGACTGAAAAGGCCCTATCTTACCTTCAAATACGCGGTTAGTGCCGATGGCTTTATAGCTGAACCTTCGGGTGTGCCTGTTCAGCTATCGAACGAATTATCCGCTATTCGCGTACATCAAATGCGCGCTGAGCATCCAGGAATTTTAGTAGGGGTCCAAACCATCATTAATGATGATCCTTCACTTACTACTCGATTAGTAGCGGGGACGAATCCGGTTCGCATCGTGATAGATCCTTTCCACAGAATTCCTTCCTCCGCTAAAGTCTTAACAGATGGAGGAGAAACAATCATCTTACGTTCATCAGCGGAAGTAGCCGCCCTACCTCTTCAATCGATCCTAGTCGAAGGTGGCGCGAAAACGATGGAAATGTTATTTGCGGATGGACTGGTGGATGAGCTTTGGAAAATTAGAAGCGCCAAAACACTTGATGAAGGAATACCTGAACCTAAACTGCCAGTAAAATGGCGTGCTATTGACTACTTAGGTGACGATACTTGGTTTAAAGGAATCCTAAAACCTGCCCTAGCAAGTACATATTCAAACCTAAAATAA
- a CDS encoding Nramp family divalent metal transporter has product MKSLSEVFGTIPVPAGKGFWQNLRAFMGPGFLVAVGYMDPGNWATDLAGGASFGYTLLSVILVSSIFAIVLQHLALKLGVASGRDLAQACGDAFSKPVAIFLWLVCELAIAACDLAEVIGSALALQLLFGIPILAGIVITILDVFLILYFQNKGFKVIESIVLSLLIVIVCCFAYELFISQPSISGILGGLIPQTSVVMNPSQLYVAIGILGATVMPHNLYLHSSIVQTRAIKDTDEDKEKAIKYATWDSTISLGFAFFINAGILILAAAAFHGNNLKHVADIRDAYQLLDPVLGSKLASILFAVALLASGQNATLTGTLAGQIVMEGFLDLRIAPWLRRLITRLIAIIPAFFITWIYGESKIGELLVFSQVVLSMQLSFAVIPLVLFTGDKQKMGKFANSALLQGIVWVITAIILGLNMYLLGQVLGFL; this is encoded by the coding sequence ATGAAATCCTTATCCGAAGTGTTTGGCACGATTCCTGTGCCAGCGGGGAAAGGTTTTTGGCAGAATTTACGTGCTTTTATGGGACCTGGCTTTTTAGTAGCAGTAGGTTATATGGATCCAGGCAACTGGGCGACTGATTTAGCAGGCGGAGCCTCTTTCGGCTATACTTTATTGTCTGTGATTCTTGTCTCGAGTATTTTCGCAATTGTCTTGCAGCATCTAGCCTTGAAATTAGGCGTTGCCTCAGGGCGTGATTTAGCCCAAGCATGTGGCGATGCGTTTTCGAAGCCGGTAGCGATTTTTCTGTGGTTGGTCTGTGAGCTAGCGATTGCTGCCTGTGATTTAGCGGAGGTTATTGGGTCAGCGTTAGCGCTTCAATTATTGTTTGGGATTCCCATTTTAGCAGGTATCGTCATCACGATTTTAGATGTGTTCCTAATACTGTATTTCCAAAACAAAGGATTCAAAGTCATCGAATCCATCGTCTTATCTCTTTTGATTGTCATCGTTTGTTGTTTTGCCTACGAGCTCTTCATCTCTCAGCCCTCCATTTCAGGGATTTTGGGTGGACTAATTCCGCAGACTTCGGTGGTGATGAATCCAAGTCAACTTTACGTAGCCATTGGTATTCTAGGAGCAACGGTGATGCCTCATAATTTATATCTCCATTCGAGTATAGTCCAAACGCGTGCCATCAAAGATACGGATGAGGATAAAGAAAAAGCCATCAAATACGCCACTTGGGATTCCACGATCTCATTAGGATTCGCCTTTTTCATTAATGCCGGGATATTGATTTTAGCCGCGGCTGCTTTTCACGGAAATAACCTGAAACACGTGGCCGATATCCGAGATGCGTATCAGTTATTAGACCCGGTATTAGGGAGTAAATTAGCGAGTATTTTGTTTGCGGTCGCCCTATTAGCATCAGGCCAAAATGCCACGTTGACAGGAACCTTAGCCGGACAAATCGTGATGGAGGGATTCCTCGATCTGCGTATTGCCCCTTGGCTAAGACGTTTGATTACCCGATTAATCGCCATCATTCCGGCCTTCTTTATCACCTGGATCTACGGGGAATCGAAGATTGGGGAGTTGTTGGTTTTCTCTCAAGTTGTTTTATCGATGCAATTGAGCTTCGCCGTGATTCCGCTGGTCTTATTCACTGGGGATAAACAGAAGATGGGGAAATTTGCTAATTCCGCGCTTTTGCAAGGAATTGTATGGGTGATAACCGCGATTATTTTAGGTTTGAATATGTACTTGCTAGGGCAGGTTTTAGGATTCCTTTAA
- a CDS encoding metal-dependent transcriptional regulator yields the protein MAISFTEENYLKVIHRLSEATSDDISTNAVAELMQTKAASVTDMLRKLAEKGWVNYQKYQGVRLSAEGEKIALSIVRKHRLWEVFLVDKMGFNWDEVHEIAEQLEHIESDQLVNKLDEYLGFPKTDPHGDPIPNKEGILPELAYSHLSDIKAAKTCKLMGVAQDSAVFLQLLTKLNLSLGAKLDIQEINEFDRSIFVSINDAAPIFISHEVAKNILVKI from the coding sequence ATGGCCATTTCATTCACCGAAGAAAACTACTTAAAAGTCATTCACCGCCTCTCGGAGGCTACTTCGGATGACATTTCTACGAACGCGGTAGCGGAATTGATGCAGACAAAAGCGGCATCGGTAACGGATATGTTGCGTAAACTAGCCGAAAAAGGCTGGGTGAATTACCAAAAATACCAAGGTGTACGTTTAAGTGCGGAGGGCGAGAAAATTGCGTTATCGATTGTGCGCAAGCACCGACTTTGGGAAGTATTCTTAGTGGACAAAATGGGATTCAACTGGGACGAGGTGCACGAAATAGCTGAACAGCTCGAACACATTGAATCGGACCAATTAGTCAATAAATTAGATGAATACCTAGGCTTCCCTAAAACGGATCCTCACGGTGATCCCATTCCGAACAAGGAGGGAATTCTACCCGAACTAGCCTATTCCCATTTATCCGACATCAAGGCAGCAAAAACCTGTAAATTGATGGGGGTGGCACAGGATTCGGCGGTCTTCTTGCAACTGTTGACCAAATTGAATTTGAGTTTAGGAGCAAAACTGGACATCCAGGAGATCAACGAATTCGATCGATCGATCTTCGTTTCCATCAACGACGCTGCGCCCATCTTCATTAGTCATGAAGTGGCGAAAAACATTCTCGTTAAAATCTAG